Proteins encoded together in one Vanessa cardui chromosome 19, ilVanCard2.1, whole genome shotgun sequence window:
- the LOC124537889 gene encoding uncharacterized protein LOC124537889, producing the protein MSNFQRTRSKVWWGDASPNIGSPVAQPEWNQNNRRDEQEWEPQLPHWIANQPEQRNNSHDNLARANNMPNQWPLRHGSPGSHKSQDSGFSDSDSSPPTSQYYSSPESSDKNKSTNSSDSNNNENVTVKQANDFLNNKDVVDSSNVSDNASSATPTPKPRLRSSSVIQTPYDLQKYCEIHKDEEHMELLKDKDDNNAETKYPAPRNINDDKQNLDKVTKTYENNLNSNSTKNVKSIMSNNNVQNITINHNENTPNTSAIEADTKDISVKNLNILSPSKKYPVKKLISSPDTDSPKAIKLAKVKDLETNKNKSDDSIEYIKLCHDNEIAVNNQPRVRTPITNVSYVPTERISSARSEFRRSTSNEENIPISTTPKFQRNRLNQSLNFEGQRLDQQILDIQDGYRSLGYIDEDELAKPKMVYPKEQMHKPTKALLGKNIMDSLHLKPTKKVGPKAKHRTKGEKVKEPFKLFASKKEKPGVVDNKAGGVLNGSRVPSLGLPRTCEQNSWVIVGYPEEHEMLIPNYNERLVSTESDANLKEKDKFSETNGNAKNGRLTPPPQFQDKQKIPYDTDSKSNKDLSHDSKREKLKFEDINFMDVQLDLACTSTPKMLAPHEFMNGVKSSNKKTPRRVNLLENFNSGLILNNRNEILYRERSIDQTTLERLCERKPEPVQYWLCDLVGSCENECMTTLQSKPLGAEMKALVSASSATITGNIKKVQTHGQIIVHQYSDVIRQIESQQTTEEQICLLVANINEFVLAHSITLNTKPPGETPERWDKIKLSLQIYLQKLIDIGEDVKIELNESKPEWSLVQKHLDTLIEIFLETTKAVLVQQMKTLVSIIEEPPSDMILKSTLTSIGHLAMLTGNTENSLHEKCAKIMKNVTELPFVDCGVPRALLTAIIETKKSSIKALSLRALATVCVNGDAVKQFEEGGGIEILSDILSDKSNPEPQMREAITVLTQITAPWLRGHYDLTQLHVFLKSIVANITDILSRTDCCQLLLLCTACLVNLVRELELEKKEDTNTGADIIDVLMKNKTLDRLLDAVKRRGPNLSVFLQEQTAALLSSLSRVSRCALWLSGARCACAALCCFVRVAPAHAPRAAEMRAQLRLHAHAAEAISRLAIVPDVTSQIVQLEGVPHLTRLVRLQRTRPHTDVNPDQTLIHCLKALRTIYKHHPEAFTDQKDVDEMIKPHLMESLMLFSAKQESYV; encoded by the exons ATGTCAAATTTTCAACGAACAAGAAGCAAAGTTTGGTGGGGTGACGCATCGCCAAATATTGGCAGTCCGGTGGCTCAACCCGAGTGGAACCAAAACAATCGGAGAGATGAACAAGAGTGGGAGCCTCAGCTTCCTCATTGGATAGCTAATCAGCCCGAACAAAGGAACAATAGCCACGATAATTTGGCGCGCGCGAATAATATGCCAAATCAATGGCCTCTTCGACACGGCAGTCCCGGCAGTCATAAGAGCCAAGATTCAGGATTCTCAGACTCCGATAGCTCTCCGCCAACATCTCAGTATTATTCTTCCCCTGAAAgtagtgataaaaataaatcaacaaatagCAGCGACtcgaataataatgaaaatgtaaCTGTTAAACAAGCCAacgactttttaaataataaagacgtTGTCGACAGTTCGAACGTGTCTGATAATGCTAGTAGTGCTACTCCTACACCTAAGCCTAGATTGAGAAGTAGTAGTGTAATTCAGACTCCTTacgatttacaaaaatattgtgaaattcATAAAGATGAGGAACATATGgaattattaaaagataaagatGATAATAACGCAGAAACTAAATATCCAGCTCCGAGAAATATTAACGACGATAAACAAAATTTAgataaagttacaaaaacttatgagaacaatttaaattcaaattctacaaaaaatgttaaaagtataATGTCAAACAATAACGTTCAAAACATTACAATAAACCATAACGAGAATACTCCAAATACGAGTGCAATAGAAGCTGATACCAAAGATATATCtgtaaagaatttaaatattttaagcccTTCTAAGAAGTATCCagttaagaaattaatatcGAGTCCTGACACTGACAGCCCTAAAGCAATCAAATTAGCGAAAGTAAAAGATTTAGagacgaacaaaaataaatcagatGACAGTAtcgaatatataaaactatgtcaCGATAATGAAATCGCAGTCAACAATCAGCCAAGGGTTCGCACGCCGATAACTAACGTATCGTATGTTCCGACCGAAAGAATATCTTCAGCAAGATCTGAATTTAGACGTAGTACGTCAAATGAGGAAAACATTCCTATTTCCACTACTCCTAAATTTCAAAGGAATAGATTAAATCAGTCACTTAACTTTGAAGGGCAGAGATTAGATCAACAAATATTAGACATTCAAGATGGTTATCGTTCTTTGGGTTACATAGATGAAGATGAACTAGCTAAACCAAAAATGGTATATCCAAAAGAACAAATGCACAAACCAACTAAAGCTTTGTTGGGAAAAAATATAATGGATAGCCTTCACTTGAAGCCTACAAAAAAGGTCGGTCCCAAAGCGAAACATCGAACAAAAGGGGAGAAAGTCAAGGAGCCATTCAAATTATTTGCCTCGAAAAAGGAGAAACCTGGCGTTGTTGACAACAAGGCTGGCGGAGTTTTAAATGGAAGCCGAGTGCCATCACTGGGCTTACCTCGTACATGCGAACAAAATTCCTGGGTCATTGTTGGATATCCAGAAGAACATGAAATGTTAATACCAAACTACAATGAACGACTCGTGTCTACAGAAAGTGatgcaaatttaaaagaaaaagataaaTTTTCGGAAACTAATGGTAACGCCAAAAATGGTAGACTAACGCCGCCCCCACAGTTTCAAGATAAACAAAAGATTCCATACGACACAGATTCGAAATCAAACAAAGATTTATCGCACGATTCTAAAAGAGAAAAGTTAAAATTTGAAGATATAAATTTCATGGACGTTCAGTTAGACTTAGCATGTACATCGACACCAAAAATGCTTGCACCTCACGAGTTTATGAATGGTGTAAAGAGTAGCAATAAGAAAACTCCTCGGAGAGTCAACCTTTTAGAAAATTTCAACAGCGG GTTAATTTTAAACAACCGCAACGAGATATTGTACAGAGAAAGAAGCATAGATCAGACAACATTAGAAAGGTTGTGTGAAAGAAAACCGGAACCAGTGCAGTACTGGCTGTGCGATCTGGTCGGTTCATGTGAGAACGAATGTATGACGACACTTCAAAGTAAACCCCTCGGAGCTGAGATGAAAGCATTGGTATCAGCTAGTTCAGCCACAATTACcggtaatataaaaaaggtgCAGACACACGGGCAGATCATAGTACACCAATATAGTGATGTGATAAg acaaaTTGAATCACAACAGACTACGGAGGAACAAATATGTCTCCTCGTAGCGAATATCAATGAATTCGTACTGGCTCACAGCATCACGTTGAATACGAAACCTCCGGGAGAAACGCCAGAGAGATGGGACAAAATCAAACTTTCCCTCCAAATTTACCTACAAAAACTAATAGATATCGGAGAAGATGTGAAAATTGAACTCAATGAAAGTAAACCCGAATGGAGTTTAGTTCAGAAACATTTGGATACATTGATCGAAATATTTCTAGAAACAACCAAAGCGGTTTTAGTTCAGCAAATGAAG acactAGTGTCAATAATCGAAGAACCGCCATCAGACATGATCCTAAAAAGCACACTCACATCTATCGGTCATTTAGCGATGCTCACTGGAAACACAGAGAATTCATTGCACGAAAAGTGTGCTAAGATCATGAAGAATGTTACTGAGTTACCGTTCGTGGACTGTGGAGTGCCCAGGGCTCTGTTAACGGCCATAATTGAGACCAAAAAGAGCTCAATAAAGGCGCTGTCTCTGAGAGCGCTCGCAACGGTCTGCGTCAACGGGGATGCGGTCAAGCAATTTGAAGAG GGTGGTGGTATAGAAATACTATCAGACATTCTCTCGGAcaaatcgaacccggaaccccAGATGCGAGAAGCCATCACTGTTTTAACACAGATCACTGCGCCCTGGCTGAGAGGTCACTATGACCTAACACAGCTGCATGTGTTTTTGAAAAGCATCGTTGCAAATATTACTG ATATTCTTTCTCGGACCGATTGCTGTCAACTACTGCTACTTTGTACCGCGTGTCTCGTGAACCTCGTAAGAGAGTTGGAGTTGGAAAAGAAGGAGGACACGAACACTGGCGCCGACATCATAGACGTGCTTATGAAGAACAAAACCCTCGATCGTCTGTTGGATGCGGTGAAACGTCGCGGACCGAACCTTTCCGTGTTCCTACAG GAGCAAACGGCGGCGCTGCTGTCGTCGCTGTCGCGCGTGTCGCGCTGCGCGCTGTGGCTGTCGGGCGCGCGCTGCGCATGCGCCGCGCTCTGCTGCTTCGTGCGCGTCGCGCCCGCGcacgcgccgcgcgccgccgagATGCGCGCGCAGCTGCGTTTGCACGCGCACGCCGCCGAGGCTATATCGCG actCGCGATAGTACCAGATGTAACAAGTCAGATCGTTCAACTCGAAGGCGTTCCTCATCTTACCCGCTTGGTTAGGCTGCAGCGAACACGCCCTCACACGGACGTCAACCCAGACCAGACCCTCATCCACTGTCTAAAGGCCCTCCGGACCATATACAAACACCACCCGGAGGCCTTTACAGACCAGAAAGATGTCGATGAAATGATCAAACCTCACTTAATGGAATCTTTAATGCTGTTCTCTGCTAAACAAGAGAGCTATGTGTAA
- the LOC124537865 gene encoding MIT domain-containing protein 1-like, with product MNIDSAAVSILKRGVELDTNKRYTEALVCYQEGIQILVNKMKAECNDTTKSYLRKKVEEYMNRAESIKKIVLKQKEAGQFHEQVHIENNSTGHSYKTLFGRFLDEEIQYVSVEDPYIRSFHQIQNFLRLCELLVRSCSNLRYIELITTKDGKSEGDQREWLLNLKNDLIKYNIKLIVKYSDTLHDRQITLSSGWIIKIGRGLDFFKAPENKFCLGVFDMDLRPCHETTVDIVHSKNVKQSYG from the exons atgaatattgataGTGCTGCTGTAAGTATTTTGAAACGAGGAGTTGAATTAGATACAAACAAGAGGTACACCGAAGCTCTTGTTTGTTATCAAGAAGGCATACAGATTTTAGTAAATAAGATGAAAG ctgAATGTAATGATAcaacaaaaagttatttacgaaaaaaagtTGAAGAGTACATGAATAGAGCAGAATCAATAAAAAAgatagttttaaaacaaaaagaagCTGGCCAGTTTCATGAGCAAGTAcacatagaaaataattctactGGTCACAGTTACAAGACCTTGTTCGGAAGGTTTCTCGATGAAGAAATCCAGTATGTTAGTGTTGAAGATCCATATATAAGAAGTTTTCATCAG attcAAAACTTTCTACGGCTGTGCGAATTGTTAGTAAGGTCATGTAGTAATCTGAGATACATAGAACTAATAACTACAAAAGATGGAAAATCAGAAGGTGATCAAAGGGAATGGCTTCTAAATCTAAAGAATGATTTAATAAAGTACAATATAAAGTTGATTGTAAAATATTCTGACACGCTTCATGACAGGCAAATAAC GTTGAGCTCTGGATGGATAATTAAAATTGGACGAGgacttgatttttttaaagcgCCCGAAAATAAATTCTGCCTCGGTGTGTTTGATATGGATTTGAGGCCGTGCCACGAGACCACAGTTGACATAGTTCATTCTAAAAATGTAAAGCAATCGTATGGATGA